Proteins encoded in a region of the Streptococcus sanguinis genome:
- a CDS encoding kinase, with amino-acid sequence MTKVIVSCPGSCGELFQGLVGEQEVLLSYGIEKRSRVRLDGASSLARQAQGEKVRRALELLPESNDFSFVQESDLPISKGYSSSTADMISCLQAAALGQKQPLKAADLTRLCAKIEPTDSVAFADWTVINPLTGQVVWQTDWRPELYVYILEPVEMVTTLDLVRMKDSPSYPAAESQDLLPLFQEACQEKSLEQIGHLASYSALLNNQRLPKPYLKELLNLVKEHQCLGLNVAHSGTLVGLLLSREQLEVLPKLEAELARSASGAYYQTRTLSRIIFEGVQPVREEID; translated from the coding sequence ATGACTAAGGTAATCGTGTCCTGTCCAGGTTCCTGCGGTGAATTATTTCAAGGTTTAGTAGGAGAGCAGGAGGTCCTGCTCTCCTATGGGATTGAGAAGCGCAGTCGAGTGAGATTGGACGGGGCTTCGTCTCTCGCAAGGCAAGCCCAAGGTGAAAAGGTAAGGCGAGCTCTGGAGCTCCTGCCTGAGTCCAATGATTTCTCTTTTGTTCAGGAGTCAGACCTGCCTATCAGCAAGGGTTATTCTAGCAGCACAGCTGATATGATTAGCTGCCTGCAGGCAGCTGCTCTGGGACAAAAGCAGCCTCTAAAGGCGGCAGATTTGACGCGTCTCTGTGCCAAGATTGAGCCTACTGACTCGGTGGCTTTTGCGGACTGGACGGTCATTAATCCCCTGACTGGTCAAGTTGTCTGGCAGACAGACTGGCGACCGGAGCTCTATGTTTATATCTTGGAGCCTGTGGAGATGGTGACAACTCTTGACTTGGTTCGGATGAAGGACAGTCCTAGCTATCCGGCTGCGGAATCTCAAGACTTGCTTCCTCTCTTTCAGGAGGCTTGTCAGGAGAAAAGCTTGGAACAAATTGGCCATTTAGCGAGCTATAGTGCTTTGTTGAACAACCAACGGCTACCCAAGCCCTATCTGAAAGAATTACTGAATTTGGTAAAAGAACACCAGTGTTTAGGCCTCAATGTTGCACATAGTGGTACATTGGTTGGTTTGTTGCTGAGCAGGGAACAGCTAGAAGTCTTGCCTAAGCTAGAGGCTGAACTAGCTCGCTCAGCCAGTGGGGCTTATTATCAGACTCGGACTTTGAGCAGGATTATTTTTGAAGGGGTGCAGCCGGTCAGGGAGGAGATAGACTAG
- the cobD gene encoding threonine-phosphate decarboxylase CobD — protein sequence MKVEHGGNAAALAEEFGFSLEDCLDFSANINPLGISQKLRACLTESIDWLVHYPDISYSHSRELLAHHHGLEKDNVLLANGAVEVFYELARFLRPKTVLTLSPTFMEYEKAFSQVQAKVERFSLPSPSYEWNLADMMPALDSLTAGDAVLICNPNNPTGSLIRRTELEKLAEDLQERQIFLILDEAFMDFLDDEEDYSFVSRLATYPNAVVVRSLTKFYAIPGLRLGYALSCHPTCFDEIERSRAPWSVNAMADRALPVLLEDQAYQEATKQWLRLERDFLFQGLTEFSQIRPVKPSVNYIFFEYLGRQDLRQELRQRKIFIRSCQNYHDLTDRHYRIAIRSHQENEQLLACLTEVLAKEAPYD from the coding sequence ATGAAAGTAGAGCACGGGGGAAATGCGGCAGCTTTGGCTGAGGAATTTGGTTTTTCTCTAGAAGACTGTCTGGATTTCAGTGCCAATATCAATCCTTTGGGGATTTCTCAAAAGCTGAGGGCTTGTCTGACCGAGTCCATTGATTGGCTGGTTCATTATCCAGACATCAGCTACAGCCACTCCAGAGAGCTTTTGGCACATCATCATGGCCTAGAAAAGGACAATGTCCTGCTGGCAAATGGTGCAGTAGAAGTCTTTTATGAGCTGGCCCGCTTCCTGCGTCCAAAAACAGTCCTGACTCTGAGCCCTACTTTCATGGAATATGAAAAAGCCTTTTCGCAAGTGCAGGCCAAGGTGGAGCGCTTTAGCCTCCCTTCCCCATCCTATGAGTGGAATCTAGCTGACATGATGCCGGCCTTGGATTCACTGACTGCAGGAGACGCTGTACTCATCTGCAATCCTAATAATCCGACGGGTAGCTTGATTCGGCGTACTGAGTTAGAAAAGCTAGCTGAGGACCTGCAGGAGCGGCAAATCTTTTTGATACTGGATGAGGCTTTTATGGACTTTCTGGACGATGAGGAGGACTATAGCTTCGTCTCACGTCTGGCCACCTATCCAAATGCAGTAGTGGTGCGGTCTCTGACCAAGTTTTATGCTATTCCTGGTCTGAGATTGGGCTATGCTCTTAGCTGTCATCCGACTTGCTTTGATGAGATAGAGAGGAGCCGAGCTCCTTGGTCGGTCAATGCTATGGCTGATCGCGCCCTGCCTGTCCTTTTGGAAGATCAGGCCTATCAGGAAGCTACCAAGCAGTGGCTTCGACTAGAAAGAGATTTCCTTTTTCAAGGGCTGACTGAATTTTCACAGATTCGACCGGTCAAGCCTAGTGTCAACTATATCTTCTTTGAGTATCTAGGTCGGCAGGACTTGCGTCAGGAGCTTCGGCAGAGAAAGATTTTTATCCGTTCCTGTCAAAATTATCATGATCTGACAGACCGGCATTACCGCATAGCCATCCGCAGCCATCAGGAGAATGAACAGCTTTTGGCTTGTCTGACAGAGGTCTTGGCGAAAGAGGCTCCTTATGACTAA
- a CDS encoding EutP/PduV family microcompartment system protein — protein sequence MKKIMFVGPVGVGKTTLTQRLKGLELTYYKTQAVEFHDTIIDTPGEFLQHRRYYNALNVTGADADVIGLLVAASNQMQTFPQGFSSLFNQEVIGIVTKIDMADKEEQIEKARRQLKAAGAKEIFEISATENEGIDRLQAYLEAE from the coding sequence ATGAAAAAAATCATGTTTGTCGGTCCGGTCGGAGTGGGTAAGACCACTCTGACTCAGCGACTAAAGGGTTTGGAGCTGACCTACTATAAGACTCAGGCGGTTGAGTTTCATGATACCATCATTGATACTCCTGGAGAATTTCTCCAGCATCGTAGGTATTATAATGCCTTGAACGTGACGGGTGCAGATGCCGATGTGATTGGTCTCCTGGTAGCAGCTTCCAATCAGATGCAGACCTTTCCTCAGGGCTTTTCCTCCCTTTTCAATCAAGAAGTGATTGGCATTGTCACCAAGATCGATATGGCTGATAAGGAAGAACAGATTGAAAAAGCACGGCGGCAGCTGAAAGCGGCTGGAGCCAAGGAAATTTTTGAAATATCAGCGACGGAAAACGAAGGAATCGACCGTCTCCAGGCCTATTTGGAGGCAGAATAG
- a CDS encoding haloacid dehalogenase-like hydrolase, with product MRTKGIVLLCGLALLLGACQAGNNKTTTESSSAKTETTDKDKAKTLDKGVWEDKLYARLTKLIKENGNTSSTYDKNKKPYAVFDWDNTTVINDIGEATFTYQIENLAFKMTPEEFDQAVRTNIPSDDFVEDYHNKDGEPVNIDKIAADLLSDYTAIYNSYKGMKGDKSLEEVKKTDEYQDFAAKLRYLYEAIGDTFSSDISYPWVTYLYSGMTSEEVQALSEKSIDQALQDKLTSETWESPEGLKGESGQISVTFKRGVRSVKEMQNLYKTLMANGIDVYICSASYIDVIIPYASNSKYGYNIPKENVTAMRLKKDDKGVIQPEYDTNYAQTQGEGKTETIKKLIAVNHDNQEPILIAGDSNGDYAMLKDFPKLQMGIIFNLLRDPSKGIGLLQTKAIETYGQEDALYYLQGRDENKGVLLNGRETIKLDSKEAQLSK from the coding sequence ATGCGGACAAAAGGAATTGTGCTGCTTTGTGGTTTGGCTTTGCTTCTGGGAGCCTGTCAAGCGGGGAATAATAAGACGACGACTGAGTCATCCTCGGCTAAGACGGAGACAACAGATAAGGACAAGGCTAAGACTTTGGATAAGGGCGTCTGGGAAGACAAGCTTTACGCTCGTCTGACTAAGCTTATCAAGGAGAATGGGAACACCAGCTCTACCTACGATAAAAATAAAAAACCTTATGCCGTCTTTGACTGGGACAATACGACAGTCATTAATGACATCGGCGAAGCAACCTTTACCTATCAGATTGAAAATCTGGCCTTTAAGATGACGCCAGAAGAATTTGACCAAGCAGTGCGGACCAATATACCGAGCGACGATTTTGTTGAGGATTACCATAACAAAGATGGTGAGCCAGTGAATATTGACAAGATTGCGGCTGACTTGCTTTCTGACTACACAGCTATTTACAATAGCTATAAGGGAATGAAAGGGGACAAGTCTCTGGAAGAAGTCAAAAAGACTGATGAATACCAAGACTTTGCTGCTAAACTCCGCTATCTTTACGAAGCGATTGGTGACACCTTCAGCTCAGACATCAGCTATCCATGGGTGACCTACCTCTATTCAGGTATGACTTCTGAAGAAGTTCAAGCCCTATCTGAAAAGTCTATTGACCAGGCTCTTCAAGACAAGCTGACTTCTGAAACCTGGGAAAGTCCTGAAGGCTTGAAAGGTGAATCAGGCCAAATCAGTGTAACCTTCAAGCGGGGTGTTCGCTCAGTCAAGGAAATGCAAAATCTCTACAAGACTCTGATGGCTAACGGCATTGATGTCTATATCTGTTCAGCGTCTTATATTGATGTGATTATCCCTTATGCTAGCAATTCTAAGTATGGCTACAATATTCCTAAAGAAAATGTCACTGCTATGCGCCTGAAAAAGGATGATAAGGGTGTGATTCAGCCGGAATACGATACCAACTATGCTCAGACTCAAGGTGAGGGCAAGACAGAAACCATCAAGAAGCTGATTGCTGTCAATCATGACAATCAAGAACCAATCCTGATTGCCGGCGATAGTAATGGCGACTATGCTATGCTCAAGGACTTCCCTAAACTGCAAATGGGTATCATCTTCAATCTTCTGAGAGATCCTAGCAAGGGAATCGGTCTTTTGCAAACCAAGGCAATTGAAACTTATGGCCAAGAAGATGCCCTTTACTATCTGCAAGGCCGCGATGAAAATAAAGGTGTACTGCTCAACGGCAGGGAAACTATCAAACTAGATAGTAAGGAAGCCCAGCTCAGTAAATAG
- a CDS encoding lantibiotic ABC transporter permease has translation MKKRYYEFLNVLITDDSPIRNLDFYKAGLIELFFISLVFIVSIFLRGEIHDRSMMVMQFTIGHIAILLLAFLLFQKFFDTKVLQIIPTSSYLFLHFELLFWGSIFFGENYLAFFMIFIILSLSYQLINLLYQMVIVSKLRYFEQKQKINILQIHAIVLCCLSAGVAVITRLFMLSGLYMIIALVGLSIALTPLYLLGYAQVFTGWRNQVPEKW, from the coding sequence ATGAAAAAGAGATATTATGAGTTTTTGAATGTCCTTATTACGGATGATAGTCCAATCAGAAATTTGGATTTTTATAAAGCCGGTTTGATTGAGTTATTTTTTATCTCACTGGTATTTATCGTTTCGATTTTCTTGCGTGGTGAGATCCATGATCGGAGCATGATGGTCATGCAGTTTACGATTGGGCATATCGCTATCTTGTTGCTAGCCTTCTTGTTATTCCAAAAGTTTTTTGATACCAAAGTGCTACAGATCATTCCGACCAGCTCTTACCTATTTCTTCATTTTGAATTGCTTTTTTGGGGCTCCATCTTTTTTGGTGAGAACTACTTAGCATTTTTTATGATTTTTATCATACTTAGCTTGTCTTATCAGCTGATCAATTTGCTCTATCAGATGGTAATCGTCTCAAAATTGAGATATTTTGAACAGAAACAAAAGATCAACATTTTGCAGATTCATGCTATCGTCCTGTGCTGCCTGTCAGCAGGAGTAGCAGTCATCACTCGCCTGTTTATGCTGTCAGGACTCTATATGATTATTGCCTTGGTAGGCTTGAGCATCGCATTGACGCCCTTGTATCTACTGGGCTATGCACAAGTTTTCACAGGCTGGAGAAATCAAGTGCCTGAAAAATGGTAG